From the genome of Candidatus Eisenbacteria bacterium:
AGGAGGTAGCGGGATATGGCTAAGGAGCTCAATTTCGGTGTCCGTGCGAGAGAGTTCCTAAAGAGAGGGGTGGACCAGCTGACCAATACCGTCAAGATCACGCTCGGACCCAGAGGGCGAAACGTGGTCCTAGACAAGAAATTCGGTGTCCCCTCAATCACAAATGACGGTGTCACCATTGTGAAGGAAATTGAGCTACCCAACTCTTCCGAGAACCTGGGAGCGCAGCTCCTCAAAGAAGTCGCGAGCAGGACTCAGGATGTTGCCGGCGACGGGACGACGACGGCCACAGTGCTTGCCCAGGCGATGGTCCATTATGGCATGAAGAATGTGGCGGCAGGCGCGAATCCGATGGAGCTCAAGAGAGGAATGGACAAGGCGGTCCAAATTATCGTTGACGAGCTCAAGACACTCAGCAAGCCAATCAAAGGAAGAGATGACATTGCGCAAGTGGCAACTATTTCGGCAAACAATGACAGAAGAATCGGGAAACTTGTTGCGGATGCCATGGAGAAAGTCGGGAAGGATGGAGTTGTGACGGTGGAAGAAGCAAAGAGCATGGATACCACCGTGGATATCGTTGAAGGCATGAGATTCGACAAGGGTTATGTCTCCCCCTATTTTGTGACAGATGCGGAAAGAATGGAGGCGGTCCTCGAAGACTGCCACGTTCTCATCCATGACAAGAAGATCGGCAGCCTGAGAGAGCTCCTTCCTGTTCTCGAGCAAGTGGCGCAGGTCGGAAAACCGTTACTCATGATCGCCGATGAGATTGAGGGTGAGGCGCTCGCTACACTGGTTGTGAACAAACTTCGGGGCACGCTTCTTTGCTGCGCCGTGAAGGCGCCGGGGTTCGGGGACAGAAGGAAGGCGATGCTTGAGGATATCGCCACAATCACGGGCGGAACTGTGATCTCTGAAGAAATGGGGCTGAAGCTTGAGAACGTTTCTCTCAAACATCTGGGTGGAGCCAAGAAGGTCACCATAGACAAGGACAATACGACCATAGTCCAGGGACTTGGGAAAAGCTCTGAGATAAAAGCAAGAATCGGCCAGATCAAAAAAGAGATTGAGCTCACCAAGTCCGACTATGACAAGGAAAAGCTCCAGGAGCGGCTTGCCAAACTTGCTGGAGGAATCGCTGTGTTGAAGGTGGGAGCCGCGACCGAAGTTGAACTGAAGGAACTCAAGGGGAGAGTCGAAGACGCCCTGGCGGCGACCAGATCGGCAGTCGAAGAGGGCATTGTGGTGGGGGGGGGAGTTGCTCTCTTGAAAACCCTGGGAGCACTTTCCCGGCATAAGTTCAGGGGGGATATGCAGGTGGGTGTGGAAATAGTCGCAAAGGCGCTTGAGGCACCCTCCAGAATGATTGCGATGAATGCAGGGGAAGAGGGGACCATGGCGGTCGAGAGAATCAAGGGAGAGAAAGGCAATTTCGGCTTCAACGCAGAGGCCGGGAAGTACGAAGATTTGATGCAGGCAGGCGTCGTTGATCCCACAAAGGTAGTCAGAACTGCGCTGCAGAACGCCGCCTCTATTGCCGGGCTTATTCTTACTACGGAAGCGATAATCACTGAGAAGCCCGAAGAGGAGGAGAAGTCTCCGGGCGCGTAATGCATCTGGTGTGAGATGATTGCTGATAGACTAAAAAAACTGCCAAGATATTTCTTTGTCGAGCTGGATTTTCTGCGGGCTGAGATGGAGAAAAAGGGAGTCTCAGTGATAAATCTGAGCGTCGGAGATCCCGATATTGCCACTCCTTTTCCGGTGGTGGAAAAGCTGAAAGAGTCGGCATCGCTCCAGCCGAATCAGA
Proteins encoded in this window:
- the groL gene encoding chaperonin GroEL (60 kDa chaperone family; promotes refolding of misfolded polypeptides especially under stressful conditions; forms two stacked rings of heptamers to form a barrel-shaped 14mer; ends can be capped by GroES; misfolded proteins enter the barrel where they are refolded when GroES binds), coding for MAKELNFGVRAREFLKRGVDQLTNTVKITLGPRGRNVVLDKKFGVPSITNDGVTIVKEIELPNSSENLGAQLLKEVASRTQDVAGDGTTTATVLAQAMVHYGMKNVAAGANPMELKRGMDKAVQIIVDELKTLSKPIKGRDDIAQVATISANNDRRIGKLVADAMEKVGKDGVVTVEEAKSMDTTVDIVEGMRFDKGYVSPYFVTDAERMEAVLEDCHVLIHDKKIGSLRELLPVLEQVAQVGKPLLMIADEIEGEALATLVVNKLRGTLLCCAVKAPGFGDRRKAMLEDIATITGGTVISEEMGLKLENVSLKHLGGAKKVTIDKDNTTIVQGLGKSSEIKARIGQIKKEIELTKSDYDKEKLQERLAKLAGGIAVLKVGAATEVELKELKGRVEDALAATRSAVEEGIVVGGGVALLKTLGALSRHKFRGDMQVGVEIVAKALEAPSRMIAMNAGEEGTMAVERIKGEKGNFGFNAEAGKYEDLMQAGVVDPTKVVRTALQNAASIAGLILTTEAIITEKPEEEEKSPGA